From candidate division KSB1 bacterium, the proteins below share one genomic window:
- a CDS encoding molybdopterin molybdotransferase MoeA: protein MVTIEEAVRLVRENLPPRRTEILPLLDAGGRVLARRVVAPEPAPRYTNAAMDGFAVRWSDVEPALHGRPVVLQVIGESQAGSPFGGTVEQGQAVRISTGAMLPQGADTVVPVEDTQANKGTVTVVRADRQGQHVRLVGEDIAEGEILFEPGVELTPPRLAALAALGIREVEAFSEPRVALLITGNELVAEEAVAPWQIHDANGPMLELVFRALGAKVVRRTRTQDQPEAIAQAIAAGYQEADLVVLTGGVSVGPHDYVKAAASAAGFQPIFWRVWQKPGKPLFVASCRNCLLMGLPGNPVSAFVCAVYYLAPAIRWLRGGEFGWDLVSARLAQAVTNSSERPTFFQARTRRTSDGQMEIVPHAKQGSHILTSIAHANSMFLVAAETGLPAGTAVQAILYPWEAQHA from the coding sequence ATGGTCACCATAGAAGAAGCCGTTCGCCTGGTGAGAGAAAACCTTCCGCCGAGGAGGACGGAAATCCTTCCCCTGTTGGACGCGGGCGGCCGGGTGTTGGCCAGGCGAGTCGTCGCTCCCGAGCCCGCTCCCCGCTATACCAATGCGGCCATGGACGGCTTCGCCGTGCGCTGGTCCGACGTGGAGCCAGCCTTGCACGGTCGACCGGTGGTGCTGCAGGTAATCGGAGAGAGCCAGGCCGGGTCCCCGTTCGGGGGGACGGTGGAGCAGGGACAGGCGGTGCGCATCAGCACGGGGGCGATGTTGCCGCAAGGGGCAGATACGGTCGTGCCGGTCGAAGACACTCAAGCCAACAAGGGTACGGTCACGGTCGTGAGAGCCGATCGCCAAGGCCAGCATGTCCGATTGGTCGGAGAGGACATCGCCGAGGGGGAGATACTCTTCGAGCCAGGGGTAGAGCTGACCCCTCCCCGCCTGGCGGCTCTGGCGGCTCTCGGCATCCGGGAGGTGGAGGCGTTTTCGGAGCCGCGAGTGGCCCTTCTGATCACAGGCAACGAGCTTGTAGCCGAAGAAGCTGTCGCGCCGTGGCAGATTCACGACGCCAACGGGCCCATGCTGGAGCTGGTATTCCGCGCCCTGGGGGCCAAGGTGGTTCGCAGGACGCGAACCCAGGACCAGCCCGAGGCCATCGCACAGGCGATTGCGGCGGGCTATCAGGAGGCTGATCTGGTCGTCTTGACGGGAGGTGTCTCCGTCGGTCCTCACGATTACGTGAAAGCCGCTGCGTCCGCAGCAGGCTTCCAGCCGATCTTCTGGAGGGTCTGGCAGAAGCCCGGTAAACCCCTTTTCGTCGCGTCCTGCCGTAATTGCCTCCTTATGGGTCTACCCGGAAACCCCGTCTCGGCATTTGTGTGTGCAGTCTACTACCTTGCCCCTGCGATCCGCTGGCTGCGAGGGGGCGAGTTCGGCTGGGACCTGGTGAGCGCTCGTCTGGCGCAGGCGGTCACCAATTCTTCCGAGCGGCCCACTTTTTTCCAGGCGCGCACGCGCCGAACATCTGACGGCCAGATGGAGATCGTGCCCCACGCCAAGCAGGGCTCCCACATCCTCACTTCCATTGCCCACGCCAATTCCATGTTTCTTGTGGCAGCGGAGACAGGGCTCCCTGCCGGGACCGCCGTACAGGCGATCCTGTACCCATGGGAGGCGCAGCATGCCTGA
- a CDS encoding Na+:solute symporter encodes MGLTTLDWAIVTAYFVLSLVVGLAVSKRAGRSSAEYFASGRAMPWWLLGVSMVATTFSADTPNLVTDMVRQHGVAGNWLWWAFLLTGMTTVFIYAKLWRRSGVLTDLEFYELRYSGKTAAFLRGFRALYLGIFFNVMIMATVLLAAIKMAGVMLGFSPVWGVSLMSAIVVIYSMLGGLRGVLVTDFVQFFIAMAGSLAAAVVVLGLPQVGGLANLLRHPNVAPRISILPDFSDTSLVLTVFLVPLLVQWWSVWYPGAEPGGGGYIAQRMLAAKDERHAVGATLLFNIAHYALRPWPWILVALGSLVVFPTLGDLQKAFPHIPSGILRHDLAYPAMLTFLPRGVLGLMVASLLAAVMSTISTHLNWGASYIVNDFYKRFARPGASERELVLVGRISTLVLMILAAALALFLSNALQAFHILLQIGAGTGLLFLLRWFWWRISAVSEIAAMVVSFLVAVFLEIVYPRLGLPALAEWQRLVGGVFVTTIGWMAATVLTKPTDVKTLVAFYRKVHPGGPGWGAIHPHLLGNPGEAEPVPLDWDLGNEMLCVFLGLVLVYGFLFGMGFVIYGNTPAAAISLIASALAGLGLARRWPRLRFR; translated from the coding sequence ATGGGACTGACGACACTCGACTGGGCGATTGTGACCGCGTATTTTGTGCTCTCGCTGGTCGTTGGCTTGGCGGTTTCGAAGCGGGCTGGCAGGAGCTCGGCGGAATACTTCGCTTCCGGACGTGCGATGCCCTGGTGGCTGCTCGGCGTCTCGATGGTTGCCACCACCTTCTCGGCCGACACGCCCAATCTCGTCACGGACATGGTCAGGCAGCATGGGGTAGCGGGCAACTGGCTGTGGTGGGCTTTCCTGCTGACGGGAATGACGACCGTTTTCATCTACGCGAAGCTCTGGCGTCGCTCCGGTGTCCTCACCGATCTCGAGTTCTACGAACTTCGCTACAGCGGCAAGACCGCTGCATTCCTGCGAGGATTTCGGGCTCTGTATCTGGGTATCTTCTTCAATGTGATGATCATGGCCACCGTTCTTCTGGCGGCGATCAAGATGGCAGGGGTCATGCTGGGTTTCTCGCCCGTTTGGGGCGTCAGCCTGATGTCGGCCATTGTTGTGATCTACTCCATGCTCGGGGGACTGCGCGGGGTGCTGGTGACGGACTTTGTTCAATTCTTCATCGCCATGGCCGGGTCCCTGGCGGCTGCCGTTGTCGTCCTCGGGTTGCCGCAGGTGGGGGGACTTGCCAATTTGCTGCGGCACCCGAATGTCGCGCCCCGCATCTCCATTCTCCCCGACTTCTCGGATACATCCCTTGTGCTTACGGTTTTCCTCGTCCCACTCCTTGTGCAGTGGTGGAGCGTCTGGTATCCCGGGGCCGAGCCCGGGGGAGGCGGCTACATCGCCCAGCGGATGCTGGCGGCCAAGGACGAACGTCATGCCGTAGGGGCCACCCTGCTTTTCAACATCGCCCACTATGCGCTGCGGCCCTGGCCCTGGATCCTGGTGGCCCTGGGGTCCCTTGTTGTGTTCCCTACGCTGGGCGACCTGCAGAAGGCTTTTCCGCATATCCCCAGCGGGATCCTGCGCCATGATCTGGCTTATCCGGCCATGCTCACGTTTCTGCCGCGGGGTGTCCTTGGGCTGATGGTCGCCTCGCTTCTCGCCGCCGTGATGTCCACCATCTCGACCCATCTGAACTGGGGCGCCTCCTACATCGTGAACGACTTCTACAAGCGGTTCGCCCGACCCGGGGCTTCGGAGCGCGAGTTGGTGCTCGTGGGCAGAATCTCCACGCTCGTGCTGATGATCCTCGCGGCGGCCCTTGCTCTGTTTCTCAGCAATGCCTTGCAGGCGTTCCACATCCTGCTGCAGATCGGCGCGGGCACAGGCCTTTTGTTCCTCCTGCGCTGGTTCTGGTGGCGCATTAGCGCCGTCAGCGAGATTGCGGCCATGGTCGTCTCGTTCCTCGTCGCAGTGTTCCTCGAAATCGTCTACCCGCGGCTAGGTCTTCCGGCACTGGCCGAGTGGCAGCGCCTGGTGGGCGGAGTGTTTGTGACGACGATCGGGTGGATGGCCGCAACGGTTCTCACCAAGCCAACGGACGTCAAGACGTTGGTGGCCTTCTATCGGAAGGTCCATCCGGGAGGTCCAGGGTGGGGGGCTATCCATCCGCACCTACTCGGCAATCCTGGCGAGGCGGAGCCCGTTCCCCTCGATTGGGACTTGGGCAACGAGATGCTGTGCGTTTTCCTCGGGCTCGTTTTGGTGTACGGTTTCCTGTTCGGGATGGGCTTCGTGATCTACGGGAATACGCCGGCAGCGGCGATCAGCCTCATCGCCTCGGCGCTGGCCGGCCTGGGTCTGGCCCGAAGGTGGCCGAGACTGCGGTTCCGTTGA
- the moaCB gene encoding bifunctional molybdenum cofactor biosynthesis protein MoaC/MoaB, with translation MLNVADKPFSLRYAKARGRLSAKKETLRLLREGALPKGDPLPVARDAAILAAKRTADWIVMCHPIPLDWIGVDFTVREDCIEVSAEVQTVWKTGVEMEALTAVSAALLNLYDMLKTVDDQLRILEIELVEKRGGKSDFRDELARPLRAAVVVVSDSTFRGERHDRSGKTIRDFLESEGIQVVSFDVVPDERERIAGRLRELSDRAGVDLIITTGGTGVGPRDVTPEATREVIEKEVPGIAEAIRRHGRDRTPYAMLSREVCGIRGQTLIVNLPGSTKGVKESLQALFPGLLHAFAMMWGGGHQEHGP, from the coding sequence ATGCTCAACGTAGCCGATAAGCCATTTTCCCTACGTTACGCCAAGGCTCGTGGGCGGCTTTCCGCGAAGAAGGAGACCTTGCGCCTCCTGCGAGAAGGCGCGCTTCCCAAAGGCGATCCTCTGCCCGTGGCCCGCGACGCCGCTATCCTTGCGGCCAAACGCACGGCCGACTGGATCGTCATGTGCCACCCTATCCCTCTGGACTGGATCGGCGTCGATTTCACGGTCCGGGAAGACTGCATCGAGGTAAGCGCGGAGGTCCAGACCGTCTGGAAGACAGGGGTGGAGATGGAAGCCCTCACGGCCGTCTCCGCAGCCCTCTTGAATCTGTACGATATGCTCAAGACCGTCGACGACCAGCTGCGCATTCTCGAGATTGAGCTTGTGGAAAAGCGGGGCGGCAAGTCCGATTTCCGGGATGAGCTTGCGCGCCCACTGCGGGCCGCGGTGGTCGTGGTGTCCGACTCCACGTTTCGCGGCGAGCGCCACGATCGGTCCGGCAAGACCATCCGGGACTTCCTGGAAAGCGAGGGAATCCAGGTCGTGTCCTTCGATGTGGTACCCGATGAAAGAGAACGGATCGCGGGAAGGCTACGAGAGCTCTCGGACAGAGCGGGTGTTGATCTCATCATTACGACGGGCGGAACCGGCGTCGGCCCCCGAGACGTGACGCCGGAAGCGACCCGGGAGGTGATCGAAAAGGAAGTGCCGGGAATCGCGGAGGCGATTCGCCGCCACGGACGCGACCGAACCCCCTACGCCATGCTCTCGCGGGAGGTATGCGGGATCCGCGGCCAAACCCTGATCGTCAATCTGCCTGGAAGCACAAAGGGGGTGAAAGAAAGTTTGCAGGCCCTCTTTCCCGGCTTGCTGCACGCCTTTGCCATGATGTGGGGCGGGGGCCATCAGGAACATGGACCGTAA
- the moaA gene encoding GTP 3',8-cyclase MoaA, with amino-acid sequence MPYDRAQEPASEDVGSPPTLVDRFGRWVNYLRLAITAKCNLGCRYCRPAAWSSASDSDSLTDEELVRLVRLFCRLGVKKVRITGGEPLVRPAVGELLAELRRVPGLQELHLTTNGVLLERFVPTLSALPVDGVNVSLDSLRPDRYAHIVGADCFGQVWTGIESALEAGLHLKLNVVVQAGVNDDEIGHFCELTRWSPLSVRFIELMPSGTDSHLGAWNVTATEIHRRIVRSYGTLDRLPPRPDTTAMLFRIPGYQGTIGIIPAYSRTFCDRCNRLRLTPDGRLKTCLYQAGGLDLRALLRSGVDDEAVANQVRRAVLAKPKDGRAAEETSPKDPREPMILVGG; translated from the coding sequence ATGCCCTACGATCGGGCGCAAGAGCCGGCCAGCGAAGATGTGGGTAGTCCGCCCACGCTCGTCGATCGCTTCGGACGTTGGGTGAACTACCTCCGCTTGGCCATCACGGCGAAGTGCAATCTGGGCTGCCGGTATTGCCGGCCGGCGGCATGGTCGTCGGCGTCCGATTCCGACTCGCTCACCGACGAGGAGCTCGTGCGCCTGGTTCGCCTGTTCTGCCGCCTCGGAGTGAAAAAGGTCCGTATCACTGGAGGCGAGCCTTTGGTGCGTCCGGCCGTCGGCGAACTGCTCGCGGAGCTACGAAGGGTTCCGGGACTTCAGGAACTGCACCTGACGACCAACGGCGTCCTCCTGGAGAGGTTTGTACCCACTCTTTCAGCGCTTCCGGTGGACGGCGTAAACGTGAGTTTGGACTCTCTGCGACCGGACCGCTATGCCCACATTGTAGGCGCGGACTGTTTTGGCCAGGTGTGGACGGGGATTGAGAGCGCACTTGAGGCTGGCTTGCACCTCAAGTTGAACGTGGTTGTGCAGGCCGGAGTCAACGACGACGAGATCGGCCATTTCTGCGAGCTTACCCGGTGGTCCCCTCTCAGCGTCCGCTTCATTGAACTAATGCCTTCCGGGACGGATTCCCATCTCGGCGCCTGGAATGTGACTGCCACAGAAATCCACCGCAGAATCGTCAGGTCCTACGGCACACTCGATAGGTTGCCTCCAAGACCCGACACCACGGCCATGCTGTTCCGAATTCCCGGCTATCAGGGGACAATCGGCATTATTCCAGCCTACTCGCGGACGTTCTGCGACCGCTGCAATCGGCTGCGCCTCACGCCGGACGGTCGCCTCAAGACATGCCTCTACCAGGCCGGAGGACTGGACTTGCGAGCGTTACTCCGTAGCGGTGTGGATGACGAGGCGGTCGCGAACCAGGTGCGGCGCGCCGTTTTGGCCAAACCCAAAGACGGGCGGGCAGCGGAAGAAACATCCCCCAAGGACCCTCGTGAACCGATGATCCTGGTCGGGGGGTAG
- a CDS encoding putative sulfate/molybdate transporter, whose translation MDPKLRNSFGYSEWSGSIGDLGTLLPLAYALAVVNGFPVGRLLLLWGVVYIVTGWYFRVPVPVQPLKAMAVIALAQGFTASQLSLSAIAFGLTMLALVFSGALTRIERLFSPSIVRGIQLGAGLILVQKGVEFVLDNGLYVHADVQHPLLQAVGAAALLLILAYLQWARGFQIAFPLLLASIIGSAMLGVPLRELPTQGPSFQVPPPQLDFLPSAFSALIIPQLPLTLGNAVIATADACHQFWPQRSGRVSVGRLALSIGLSDVVIGLLGGFPICHGSGGAAAHARFGGRTGGTTIILGSALITIALIPKLRAAFFLVPVPLLGVLLVLSGLGMVQLMLRLRGVFSLGIAAVVGILSFATRNLTVALLCGLAIEQIVVRTVGGLEPQKSATKNAQRSR comes from the coding sequence GTGGACCCGAAACTTCGGAATTCCTTCGGTTACTCGGAGTGGTCCGGATCCATCGGCGATCTGGGCACCTTGCTTCCTCTTGCCTACGCGCTGGCCGTCGTGAACGGGTTCCCGGTGGGCCGCCTGCTCCTGTTGTGGGGCGTGGTCTACATCGTCACGGGGTGGTACTTCCGCGTGCCAGTCCCTGTTCAGCCCCTCAAAGCCATGGCAGTTATCGCCCTGGCCCAGGGCTTTACGGCCAGCCAGCTCAGCCTATCTGCGATCGCCTTCGGCCTTACGATGCTCGCGCTGGTCTTCAGCGGCGCACTGACGAGGATCGAGCGCCTCTTTTCGCCGAGCATCGTGCGGGGCATCCAGCTCGGGGCGGGGCTCATCCTCGTGCAGAAGGGAGTGGAATTCGTCCTGGACAATGGCCTTTACGTGCACGCGGATGTGCAGCATCCCCTCCTCCAGGCCGTGGGCGCCGCTGCCCTGCTTCTGATCCTTGCTTACCTGCAGTGGGCCCGCGGGTTCCAGATCGCTTTCCCTCTGCTGCTGGCCTCCATCATCGGTTCAGCAATGCTGGGCGTCCCGCTTCGGGAGCTGCCGACTCAAGGGCCGTCCTTTCAGGTACCACCGCCACAGCTCGATTTCCTTCCGTCGGCCTTTAGCGCCCTGATCATCCCCCAACTGCCCCTAACCTTAGGGAATGCAGTGATCGCCACAGCCGATGCTTGTCACCAGTTCTGGCCGCAGCGCTCTGGCCGTGTGAGTGTGGGACGCCTGGCTTTATCCATCGGACTCAGCGATGTGGTGATTGGCCTTTTGGGCGGTTTTCCCATCTGTCACGGTTCCGGTGGTGCCGCAGCTCACGCTCGCTTCGGAGGGCGCACGGGTGGCACCACCATCATCCTGGGCAGCGCCCTGATCACGATTGCGTTGATTCCGAAACTGCGGGCGGCTTTCTTTCTGGTGCCGGTCCCTCTCCTGGGCGTCCTGCTGGTGCTCTCCGGACTGGGGATGGTCCAGCTGATGCTAAGGCTGCGGGGCGTGTTCAGTTTGGGCATAGCCGCGGTGGTAGGCATCCTATCCTTTGCGACGCGCAATCTCACGGTGGCGCTGCTCTGCGGCCTGGCCATTGAGCAGATTGTCGTGCGTACGGTAGGAGGCCTGGAACCGCAAAAGAGTGCGACGAAGAATGCTCAACGTAGCCGATAA
- a CDS encoding MOSC domain-containing protein: MPEVVAVCISRRKGTVKKPVPEALFREDHGIEGDAHAGNGHRQVSLLAEESIERIRQRIPRLAYGAFGENVVTRGVDLSTLRVGDRLLLGRQVELEVTQIGKDCHAPCAIAAITGNCIMPREGVFARVLRGGIVHPGDPVCQIVGTQR; this comes from the coding sequence ATGCCTGAGGTGGTTGCCGTCTGCATCTCCCGGCGAAAGGGGACGGTGAAAAAACCCGTGCCTGAAGCCCTTTTCCGTGAGGATCACGGCATCGAGGGCGATGCCCATGCCGGCAATGGACATCGGCAAGTATCTCTGCTGGCGGAGGAGAGCATCGAGAGGATCCGTCAGCGCATCCCGCGCCTTGCCTATGGAGCTTTTGGGGAGAATGTAGTGACGCGCGGGGTCGACCTAAGTACCCTACGTGTGGGAGACCGACTGCTCCTCGGCCGCCAGGTGGAGCTGGAAGTGACCCAGATCGGTAAGGACTGCCATGCACCCTGCGCCATCGCGGCGATCACAGGCAACTGCATTATGCCCCGCGAGGGGGTCTTCGCCCGTGTCCTTCGCGGCGGAATCGTCCACCCGGGAGATCCGGTCTGCCAGATCGTGGGGACCCAACGGTAA
- the mtgA gene encoding monofunctional biosynthetic peptidoglycan transglycosylase, whose amino-acid sequence MTDEVRIAKRRRRGSALFRTALILLGVVALALAALWISVPDVSNLNKGNPRATALMLYREEQARKSHRRPRRVWFWVPLSRISPYLVHAVLIAEDDKFFQHRGFDWESIREAFEKDLQRKRFAFGGSTISQQLAKNLYLSPRKTPIRKLREAAIAWQLERKLSKRRILELYLNVIEWGDGIYGAEAAARTYYGCSAAELSVPQAIRLASILPNPRRYSPYDSTRAWLRRKRLTLAERMRKRNLISEDQFQEVLVDLGIVR is encoded by the coding sequence ATGACGGACGAAGTAAGAATTGCGAAAAGGCGTCGGCGGGGGAGTGCACTCTTCCGCACTGCTTTGATATTGCTGGGGGTCGTGGCATTGGCGCTGGCAGCGTTATGGATATCTGTCCCAGACGTTTCCAATCTCAACAAGGGAAATCCTCGGGCCACGGCCTTAATGCTGTACCGTGAAGAGCAAGCCCGGAAGAGCCATCGCCGTCCGCGCCGCGTGTGGTTCTGGGTCCCTTTGTCGCGGATCTCGCCGTACCTCGTCCACGCGGTGCTCATCGCCGAGGACGACAAATTCTTTCAACATCGAGGATTCGATTGGGAGTCGATACGGGAGGCGTTTGAGAAGGACTTGCAAAGAAAGCGCTTTGCATTCGGAGGGTCGACGATCAGCCAGCAGCTGGCCAAGAACCTCTACCTGAGCCCCAGAAAAACGCCGATCCGCAAGTTGCGCGAGGCGGCAATTGCCTGGCAGTTGGAGAGGAAGCTTTCGAAGAGGCGAATTCTCGAGCTATACCTGAATGTGATCGAGTGGGGGGACGGAATCTACGGCGCGGAAGCCGCTGCGCGCACGTACTACGGATGCTCTGCGGCCGAACTTTCCGTGCCGCAGGCCATCCGTCTGGCATCCATTCTACCGAACCCACGCCGCTATTCTCCGTACGATTCCACGCGGGCCTGGCTGCGACGGAAGAGGCTGACGCTTGCGGAGCGGATGCGGAAGCGCAATCTGATCTCCGAGGATCAGTTCCAGGAAGTCCTGGTGGATCTCGGCATTGTGCGGTAG
- a CDS encoding cation-translocating P-type ATPase, with translation MRRVEIPAKIPSCAECTHHGERTATKLSGVELVRVQPAAEKVVLRPDPECVSMETTRQTVAAVGGGSVVEGSSGPRRLHYVPSRSFTLWAAVFGFVLLVVIAGEWLGLLRAVNKLLPLPVGIGLVIGGGWSVFRQVIRSALRRRITSHTLMTLGAIAALVVGEWITAALLVVFMHVGEFVERMTIVEARRAIQELTSLAPQTARVERGGTEIEVPVGEVQVGETVVVRPGERIPVDGEVIGGRATVEQAAITGESMPAEVGPGSRVFAASIARLGSLRIRALRIGADTALGRAVQMVEEAETHRAEVQRFADQFSTYYLPVVIGIAALTWFIGRNPLAAAAVLVVVCSCSIALATPVAMLATIGAAARRGLLIKGGRHIETLARADVVLVDKTGTLTLGRPVVTDVVPLSGTSDSEVLALAATAERYSEHPVAEAVREAARARGIRLGEPEEFTALPGLGVRARVDGKLVVVGNRRLVAALIPLPEADRLEAQGKTVLFLSCDGRVTGLVAVADKLRPEVPEAIAELRRLGIQHIELLTGDEERVTAPLAQELGIAYRAGLLPEDKIRAVREYQVRGHTVLMIGDGVNDAPALAQADVGIAMGAAGTDIALEAAPIALMRENWWLVPEILRIARRTMHVVRQNLVLTAIYNVTGVILAAVGILPPVLAAAAQSLPDVGILANSMRLLRTRTAGELYALTSR, from the coding sequence ATGCGAAGGGTAGAAATCCCCGCAAAGATCCCATCGTGTGCCGAATGCACGCACCATGGCGAGCGAACGGCCACCAAACTTTCGGGGGTCGAGTTGGTCCGCGTACAGCCGGCCGCTGAGAAGGTCGTCCTCCGGCCTGACCCCGAGTGCGTGAGCATGGAGACCACTCGTCAAACCGTAGCTGCAGTTGGAGGCGGTTCGGTGGTCGAAGGTTCTTCTGGCCCTCGGCGGTTGCATTACGTGCCCAGCCGATCCTTCACCCTGTGGGCCGCTGTGTTCGGATTTGTCTTGCTGGTCGTAATCGCGGGCGAATGGCTCGGGCTACTCCGGGCCGTGAACAAGCTTCTACCTCTCCCCGTCGGTATTGGCTTGGTGATTGGTGGGGGGTGGTCTGTGTTCCGGCAAGTGATCCGCAGTGCGCTCCGGCGGCGGATTACCTCCCACACCCTGATGACGCTCGGTGCGATTGCCGCTCTGGTTGTCGGGGAGTGGATCACCGCCGCGTTACTGGTCGTCTTCATGCACGTCGGCGAGTTCGTGGAGCGGATGACCATCGTAGAGGCCCGGCGGGCAATCCAGGAGCTGACATCGCTGGCACCGCAGACTGCTCGTGTGGAGCGCGGCGGCACGGAGATCGAGGTGCCGGTTGGGGAGGTGCAGGTAGGGGAAACGGTTGTCGTGCGTCCGGGCGAGCGAATTCCGGTCGACGGCGAGGTGATCGGCGGTCGGGCAACGGTGGAGCAGGCGGCTATCACTGGGGAGTCCATGCCCGCGGAAGTAGGACCGGGTTCGCGGGTATTTGCTGCCTCCATTGCCCGTCTGGGCAGCTTGCGCATTAGGGCCCTGCGGATTGGCGCAGACACTGCCCTCGGGCGGGCCGTTCAGATGGTCGAAGAGGCTGAGACGCACCGAGCCGAGGTGCAGCGCTTTGCGGACCAATTCAGCACCTACTACTTGCCCGTCGTGATCGGCATCGCCGCGCTGACCTGGTTTATCGGACGCAATCCCTTGGCAGCTGCCGCCGTGCTGGTTGTGGTGTGCTCTTGTTCCATCGCGCTGGCGACGCCGGTAGCCATGTTGGCCACCATTGGTGCAGCCGCCCGGAGGGGACTGCTCATCAAAGGCGGCCGGCATATCGAGACTCTGGCACGCGCTGACGTGGTCCTGGTGGACAAGACCGGCACCCTAACCCTGGGACGACCTGTGGTGACCGATGTCGTTCCGCTGAGCGGGACGTCCGATTCCGAGGTTCTCGCTCTCGCCGCCACCGCCGAAAGGTACTCGGAACATCCGGTTGCAGAAGCTGTGCGCGAGGCGGCCCGGGCTCGCGGGATCCGTCTCGGGGAGCCGGAAGAATTCACCGCCCTCCCCGGATTGGGGGTGCGAGCCAGAGTGGACGGTAAACTGGTTGTCGTGGGTAACCGACGGTTGGTAGCGGCACTCATCCCGCTGCCTGAAGCCGATCGACTTGAGGCCCAGGGGAAGACGGTCCTCTTCCTCTCCTGCGATGGTCGGGTTACAGGCTTAGTTGCCGTTGCAGACAAGCTCCGCCCGGAAGTGCCTGAGGCCATCGCAGAGCTGCGCAGACTCGGCATCCAACACATTGAGCTTCTCACCGGCGACGAGGAGCGCGTGACAGCTCCTCTGGCCCAGGAGCTGGGCATTGCCTATCGGGCCGGACTTCTGCCAGAGGACAAGATCAGGGCGGTAAGAGAATATCAGGTCCGCGGTCACACGGTCCTAATGATCGGCGATGGCGTCAACGATGCCCCTGCTCTGGCGCAGGCGGACGTTGGGATCGCCATGGGCGCTGCGGGTACAGACATCGCGCTCGAGGCCGCGCCCATCGCATTGATGCGCGAGAACTGGTGGCTAGTACCGGAGATCTTGCGTATCGCACGCCGGACTATGCACGTGGTCAGGCAGAACCTGGTGCTTACCGCTATCTACAACGTGACAGGGGTGATCCTGGCAGCGGTAGGAATCTTGCCACCGGTATTGGCCGCTGCAGCTCAGTCCTTGCCGGATGTCGGCATCTTGGCGAACTCGATGCGTCTTCTGCGAACCAGGACGGCCGGCGAGTTGTACGCCCTAACGAGTAGATGA
- a CDS encoding ADP-ribosylglycohydrolase family protein, which translates to MASQAGSIRDRFRGCLLGLAVGDALGTTVEFQPRGTFEPITDIVGGGPFGLAPGQWTDDTSMALCLATSLIECRGFDARDQMERYCRWWREGYLSSTGTCFDIGNTVAAALQRYLLTGDPYAGPTHPMSAGSGCIMRLAPVALFSYPDLERAERYAAESSRTTHGATECLDAARLLARILVRALLGRPKEDVLLGDRDSFCGSEKLVALAKGSYLRKSGEEIRGTGYVVDCLEAALWCFAKASDFREAVLMAVNLGDDADTTGAVCGQVAGAFWGESSIPKDWLARLHMADEIRRIADELWALHEEEPAGMGGFSAAS; encoded by the coding sequence ATGGCTTCCCAGGCGGGATCGATCCGGGACCGCTTTCGGGGGTGCCTGCTGGGGCTGGCCGTGGGCGATGCCCTCGGCACCACCGTCGAGTTTCAACCCCGTGGTACCTTTGAGCCGATCACAGACATAGTCGGAGGCGGTCCTTTCGGGCTGGCCCCAGGGCAGTGGACAGACGACACATCCATGGCTCTTTGCCTTGCCACCAGCCTGATTGAGTGTCGCGGCTTTGACGCGCGCGACCAGATGGAGCGCTACTGCCGTTGGTGGCGAGAAGGATACCTGAGCAGTACGGGCACTTGCTTTGATATCGGAAATACCGTTGCCGCGGCGCTGCAACGCTATCTCCTCACCGGGGACCCCTACGCAGGCCCCACGCACCCGATGAGCGCTGGCAGCGGCTGCATCATGCGATTGGCCCCCGTTGCTCTGTTCTCCTACCCGGATCTGGAACGGGCGGAGAGGTACGCAGCGGAGAGCTCGCGGACCACGCACGGGGCCACCGAGTGCTTGGACGCCGCGCGTCTTCTGGCGCGAATCCTCGTCCGGGCCCTCCTGGGACGCCCAAAGGAAGACGTCCTTCTCGGAGACCGCGACTCCTTCTGCGGGAGCGAGAAACTGGTGGCTCTGGCCAAAGGCAGCTATCTCCGGAAAAGCGGGGAAGAGATACGCGGGACGGGCTACGTAGTCGATTGCCTCGAGGCTGCCCTCTGGTGCTTTGCCAAGGCGTCGGACTTTCGCGAGGCGGTCCTGATGGCGGTCAATCTTGGGGACGACGCCGATACGACCGGCGCCGTCTGTGGACAAGTAGCAGGGGCCTTCTGGGGTGAATCCTCCATTCCAAAGGACTGGCTTGCCAGGCTCCACATGGCCGATGAAATCCGCCGGATTGCAGACGAGCTCTGGGCTCTTCACGAAGAGGAACCCGCAGGAATGGGGGGATTTTCGGCGGCTTCTTGA